Proteins from a single region of Carassius carassius chromosome 25, fCarCar2.1, whole genome shotgun sequence:
- the LOC132104877 gene encoding pleckstrin homology domain-containing family O member 1-A-like, with protein sequence MEQSSSTTERSTAAQGLTQANGERESVPADLNQPSSQPDKVGWIRRFSGKGIFREIWRNRFVMLKGDHLYIFEKEMKNDGKTHEVFDLAQYERSEELRNVKSHSKKNHSKFTLLRCQHPGNKSPSLVFLAVSPEEKESWINVLNTAITRTKNRVLDEVMFEEKSLLDHPTRDRAKIPLGRRLPTRGHLMSVTSASSDGMLTLDLVNEVDTGLLDDDLRLEKLAPSHRRAGTDVSRPSASVTDGKVKTSSLPRRSEFSWSCENHPYTPQNEKKLAQGRNRCASMDDTLSRGERKPNKKNGLQATLSQSPTSHLQDLISQRLQKTQELLAEIQEQEPHRSRMGSYPYLRGIDSPRLRNLKGSDSPHSKGSSSHNSPHNKGTDSPSVRAKDSPGSKGKESAHVKSKDSPHFKSFKSPHYKSALRSKSIDSPDSKESSSPHWKCIDLTDNKGSDSPLSTGSNSPYMKSTDPAFFQISYSHHLRKGTDSPLSEAVDWDSRRPAAERLLQEAISSWREAREVLAEVKELQARQQRVGHRKTGIPTTPSQNR encoded by the exons ATGGAGCAATCGAGCTCTACAACCGAGAGAAGCACAGCAGCTCAGGGACTCACCCAAGCCaatggagagagagagtctgtgccCGCG GATCTCAACCAGCCATCATCCCAACCAGACAAAGTAGGCTGGATCCGCAGGTTCAGTGGCAAAGGAATATTTAGGGAAATATGGCGAAATCGCTTTGTGATGCTTAAAGGAGATCATCTGTACATCTTTGAAAAAGAG ATGAAGAATGATGGGAAGACTCATGAAGTGTTTGACCTGGCACAGTACGAGCGCTCAGAGGAACTGCGAAATGTCAAGAGCCACAGTAAGAAGAATCACAGTAAATTTACCCTGCTCCGGTGCCAACATCCTGGAAACAAG AGCCCCAGTCTTGTATTTCTGGCCGTCAGTCCAGAGGAGAAGGAATCTTGGATCAATGTATTAAACACTGCTATTACCAGAACTAAGAATCGTGTGCTGGATGAG GTGATGTTTGAGGAGAAGAGTCTTCTGGATCACCCTACACGCGATAGGGCCAAGATCCCACTTGGGCGCCGTTTGCCCACGCGGGGTCATCTCATGTCTGTG ACCTCTGCCTCCTCTGATGGAATGCTGACACTGGACTTGGTGAATGAGGTGGACACTGGTTTGCTTGATGATGATCTCAGACTGGAAAAGCTGGCACCCAGCCATCGACGCGCTGGCACTGATGTGTCCAGGCCGTCGGCCTCTGTTACAGATGGCAAGGTGAAAACCAGCAGCTTGCCACGCAGGAGCGAGTTCTCTTGGAGCTGTGAAAACCACCCTTACACACCTCAAAATGAGAAGAAGTTAGCTCAGGGTCGTAACCGATGTGCTTCCATGGATGACACTCTGTCCCGAGGAGAGAGAAAACCAAATAAGAAGAATGGGCTCCAGGCAACGCTGTCCCAGAGTCCCACGAGCCACCTGCAGGATCTGATAAGCCAGCGGCTGCAGAAGACTCAAGAGCTGTTAGCTGAGATTCAGGAACAGGAACCCCATCGGAGCAGGATGGGATCTTACCCCTACTTAAGAGGCATTGACTCCCCTCGTCTGCGCAACCTCAAGGGCTCTGACTCACCTCACTCCAAGGGCTCAAGCTCACATAATTCACCCCACAACAAAGGCACAGACTCACCCTCAGTAAGGGCAAAAGATTCACCTGGTTCCAAAGGGAAAGAATCTGCACATGTGAAGTCCAAGGACTCGCCCCATTTTAAGTCATTCAAATCCCCTCATTACAAGAGCGCACTTCGCTCAAAGAGCATTGATTCACCTGATTCAAAAGAATCAAGTTCACCCCACTGGAAATGCATCGATCTGACGGACAATAAAGGTTCAGACTCACCTTTGTCCACTGGCTCAAACTCGCCCTATATGAAGTCTACAGACCCTGCTTTTTTTCAGATCTCTTACTCGCACCATTTGAGGAAGGGTACTGATTCTCCCCTCAGTGAAGCTGTGGACTGGGACAGCAGGAGGCCAGCAGCTGAGCGGCTCTTACAAGAGGCCATTTCATCCTGGCGAGAAGCGAGAGAGGTTCTGGCTGAGGTAAAGGAGCTACAAGCCAGACAGCAACGGGTAGGGCACCGAAAAACTGGAATACCCACAACACCCTCACAGAATCGCTAG
- the LOC132104255 gene encoding acidic leucine-rich nuclear phosphoprotein 32 family member E-like, which produces MEMKKRISLELRNRSPAEVAELVVDNCRSSDGEIEGLTDEFKELEFLSMVNVGLTSLAKLPTLPKLRKLELSDNNISGSLETLAEKCTNLTYLNLSGNKIKELRTLEALQNLKNLKSLDLFNCEITTLEEYRESIFELLPQVTYLDGFDAEDNEAPDSEADDDDDDDEDGEEVAGQLGDYEEEEEDEEGSEGGEVGLSYLMKENIQDEEDDGDYVEEEEGEEEEADVRGEKRKRDAEDEGEDDDEDDD; this is translated from the exons ATGGAGATGAAGAAGAGGATCAGTTTAGAACTGAGGAACAGATCCCCAGCGGAG GTAGCAGAGCTGGTGGTAGATAATTGCCGCTCAAGTGATGGTGAGATCGAAGGCCTGACAGATGAGTTTAAGGAGCTGGAGTTCCTCAGCATGGTCAACGTGGGTCTCACCTCCCTGGCCAAACTACCCACACTACCAAAATTGAGGAAG TTGGAGCTGAGCGATAATAACATCTCCGGGTCACTAGAGACACTTGCAGAGAAATGCACCAACCTGACTTACCTTAATTTGAGTGGCAACAAAATCAAAGAACTCCGCACATTGGAGGCCCTG CAAAACTTAAAGAATCTGAAGAGTTTGGATCTGTTCAACTGTGAGATCACCACGTTGGAGGAATACAGGGAAAGCATCTTTGAGCTGCTGCCTCAGGTCACATACCTGGATGGCTTTGATGCAGAAGACAATGAAGCTCCAGACTCTgaggctgatgatgatgatg atgatgatgaggatggcGAGGAAGTAGCAGGACAGCTGGGAGAttatgaggaagaggaggaggatgaggaaggcTCAGAGGGTGGAGAAGTTGGGCTGTCCTATCTAATGAAGGAGAACATTCAG GATGAAGAAGATGATGGTGATTATGTagaagaggaagaaggagagg AAGAGGAGGCTGATGTTCGAGGAGAGAAGCGAAAGAGGGACGCAGAAGATGAAGGcgaagatgacgatgaggacGACGACTAA